In Bradyrhizobium guangdongense, the sequence GGCACGACGACGACGGGTACGGTGACGGGCGCGAACGGCTCGTTCGCCGTGAGCGGCAGCCACACCTATACGTCGGCCGGCACGGACACCATCACGACGACGCTGAGCGACCGCTCGCCGGGCACGGCGACGGCGACAGCGACCGGCAGCGCGACGGTGACGAGCGGGGCGCTGGCGGGTCAGGTGGTGCTGACGTCTGCGACGGAACATGTGGCGATTGCGGCTGGGACGTCTGTTGCGACGTTCACGGACAGCAACAGCACGGATGTTGCAGGCGGGTTCACGGCCTCGATCAACTGGGGCGACGGCACGACGACGGCGGGCACGGTGACGGGTGCGAACGGCTCGTTCACGGTGGCGGCCGGCACGGGCGGTCACACCTATGCGGATGAGGGCAGCGATCCCTTGAGCGTGACGATCACGCGCACTTCGGACAGCGCCCACATCACCCCGACGGGTACGGTGGTGGTTGGCGAGCACGATGTCCTGTCGGGCAGCGGCACCTCGCTGAGCACGAACACGAACCAGGCGCTGAGCAACGTGGTGGTTGCGAACTTCACCGATACTGACCTGGTGACGCCGGCCTCCGACCTGGTTGCGACCATCAACTGGGGCGACGGCACGACGACGACGGGTACGGTGACGGGTGCGAACGGCAGCTTCGCGGTGAGCGGCAGCCACACCTATACGTCGGCCGGCACGGACACCATCACGACGACGCTGAGCGACCGCTCGCCGGGCACGGCGACGGCGACGGCGACCGGCAGCGCGACGGTGACGAGCGGGGCGCTGGCGGGTCAGGTTGTGCTGACGTCTGCGACGGAGCATGTGGCGATTGCGGCGGGGACGTCGGTTGCGACGTTCACGGACAGCAACACGACGGATGCTGCGGGCGGGTTCACGGCCTCGATCAACTGGGGCGACGGCACGACGACGGCGGGCACGGTGACGGGTGCGAACGGCTCGTTCACGGTGGCGGCCGGCACGGGCGGTCACACCTATGCGGATGAGGGCAGCGATCCCTTGAACGTGACGATCACGCGCACCTCGGACAGCGCCCACATCACGCCGACGGGTACGGTGGTGGTTGGCGAGCACGATGTCCTGTCGGGCAGCGGTACCTCGCTGAGCACGAACACGAACCAGGCGCTGAGCAACGTGGTGGTTGCGAACTTCACCGACACGGACCTGGTGACGCCGGCCTCCGACCTGGTTGCGACCATCAACTGGGGCGACGGCACGACGACGACGGGTACGGTGACGGGTGCGAACGGCAGCTTCGCGGTGAGCGGCAGCCACACCTATACGTCGGCCGGCACGGACACCATCACGACGACGCTGAGCGACCGCTCGCCGGGCACGGCGACGGCCACAGCGACCGGCAGCGCGACGGTCGGTATCCTGCTCGGCGATGCCAACGGCGATGGCGTTCAGGACAATGGTGAGACGACGCTCTCCGTGCCTTGGGCTGCCGCGCAGCAACTTCTCAATGCGAGCGATACGAATCCTGACGTTCGCATATCGATGATGAAGCAGGCACTCAGAGCGCAACTCAACATTGACGCCGGAGAGGCTGACCCAGGCTTATTCCCTGGCCAGCCAGCGGGCCACGATCTCATTACTGAGGCCGTCGATTGGCTTAGAGGCCTGTCGCCGTTCACGTATGCTCCGACGTCTGCCAATGTGGACATCAACCATGACGGCATTTTGCAGACAGGTGCGACGAGCATTGGAAACGATTACAACACCGTTACCCAGGCTTTCACCACGCCACCTCAGAAGGCTACGATGAATGCCTGGCTACAGTACGTTGATACAATCCACAGCCCGCCCCAGTCCGGCGATCTCTTGATCAACGGTCAGGATCTGAGAAACGCCTTGGCGGCGTTCAATGCGAACCAACTGGTTACCCTCATGGCGGGCACCCAAGTTGGCTGGAACAACGGTAGCGTAACGACGGACATTCAGCCCAACACGGCAAACACGTTCTGGAATGTGCTGGCCGACAACCATGTTATCGCGGCGCCTCATGTATCGTGATGAAGTGACCGCGACAGCTTTGCGTCGAACTAAGGTTCGTCCTGGAATCTCAAGGCGGGGCGTGCGTCTCGACCTGCTTGAACTTTAGTGAGGTAATTTAGTTTATGCAGAATGGCGTGCACTTCATCTCGGGACTGCCTCGCTCTGGCTCAACGTTGCTTGCGGCGATTCTCCGCCAAAATCCTCGTCTACATGCCGGAATGAGCAGTCCTGTAGGTTCACTTTTCATGGCGCTGCAGGGCGCCATGAGCCGAAGAAACGAAGCGGCTGTCTTTATTGACGAAACGCAAAAGCGAGAGCTACTCAAGGGGATTTTCGACAACTACTATCACGCAGTCCATCCCAGTAAGATGGTGCTCGATACCAACCGCGCTTGGTGCTCGAAGCTGCCTACCCTTGTAAAGTTGTTTCCCGAGGCGAAGGTCATATGTTGCGTTCGGCATGTCCCTTGGATCATGGATAGCATCGAACGTCTCATCAGGCAGAACGCGTTCGAACTATCCGGAATATTCAACTTTGAATCGTTAAACACCGTCTACACGCGAGTAAACCGTCTCGCTACGAGCGACGGCCTGGTCGGGTTTGCAATCGATGCGCTTCGTGAGGCCTTTTGGGGCGAGAATGCTGGTCGTCTCATTCTGGTTGGCTACGAGGCCTTATGCAAAGAGCCGAGCAGAACGCTAGATCAGATTTACGATTTTCTAGGCGAGAGGCGCTTTGCGCATGATTTCGAGAACGTCGAATATGAAGCGGACGATTTCGATCTGGGGATTGGAACGCCCAACTTGCACAAAGTGCGCCGCAAAGTGAGTTGGATAGAGCGAGAGACAGTTCTCCCGCCGGAACTGTTCAACCGATTTGCCAACGACGCCTTCTGGATGGTTCCAGAACTAAATACCCACAATGTGCCTATTATCGTGCCCAGAGGATAGATGCTTCTGCGCTCGGCCTGCGCTTTGCGCTCCATCTCGGCCTCGCAAGGCTGCTGGAATGAGGCCTCGGTTTTCCAAACCGAGGCCGTTCATTAGGGAGTCGATTTGTCCTCCCGGACATCACCTTCCACTGAGTGGAACGACCGTGGTGCAGAAACCTGCTTGGCAGGTCAATGTTCCGAATATGTCGAGCCACGGTGCGCCGCCGTCAAGTCTATCCATCTGATTTAGCGAAGAGACCGTCTGGCTCTGATCTTCAAGAGGCAACGGCCCTTACCGGTCCAGAGCTGCAATCGCCACCGCGATCGTCAGGGCGGCGCTGGCTTACCGCCCGAAGCAGGTACCCACCATCGCCAATCTTAGGCCAGCATCAGCTTGCCGCGTCGATATGCTATGAAGCCCACGCCCGCGAAGCCAAGGATCAGCATAGCCCAAGTTGAGGGTTCGGGGACGGCAGAGATCGACACGCCGCCGATGACCGGGCCGTAAGGCGAGTTCGAGTCGAGGCTTGCGAAATTCAGCGTTGCGTTACCGCCATCCCAAGCGAAGGAGAATGTCTCCTGCACGTAGTTCATGCCGTTCGGCCTGACAGTACCTTGGGTTACGTAGTCTGTCGCGCGGCAATCAGGATGGAAGGCAGCGTCAATCAAGGTGAGAGAGTTTCGCTGGGCCCGTGACGTAGGGAGGGCGTAGCCCGACCGGAGTTACGGGCCCAGCGTCGGCGCGATCCCGAGGAGGACCGCGCCGACTGGTGATCGCGGCCGGCGGGGTTATGCAAGTGGTTCTTCCGCCAAGAGGAATCACTCGCTTGCCCGGCCGACACATCACAGATCACCAGATGAGGCTCTACATGAAGTACCGTCAGACCGATAGCCCGCCAGTGGCGGCGGCCAAGGCGTCATTCAGTGCGTCGACCGCCTATCGGATCGAGAGAGACCCCCGATTTCCATCGCAAAGGAAGGCTCCCCGCGGCCGGCGACGACCGGACCCGTTGAGCAACGTGTTCGAGACCGAGATCGTCCCGATCCTGAAGGCGGCACCTGGCTTACGCCCGGTGGCGGTGTTCGAGGAGATGCTACGGCGTCATCCGGATCTCGGCAGCGGTATCCGTCGTACCCTGGAACGTCGGATCCGTGCATGGCGGGCGGTCCACGGCGAGGAGCAGGAGGTGATCTTCCGCCAAACCCACGAGCCTGGCCAACTCGGCCTCTCCGACTTCACAGACATGGACGAACTGGGTGTTACGATCGCGGGTGCTCCGTTGGATCATCGTCTCTATCACTTCCGTTTGGCCTATTGCGGGTTCGAGCACGCCCACGTCGTGCTTGGCGGCGAGAGCTTCGTTGCCCTGGCGGAAGGCCTGCAGAATGCCCTCTGGTCGCTCGGTGGGGCGCCGCGGGAGCATCGGACCGACAGTCTGTCGGCCGCATTCTGCAATCTCGATCGCGATGCACGGGACGATCTGACGCAGCGATACGAGGCCCTTTGTGACCACTACGGCATGCGGCCTTCCCGGAACAATCGAGGCGTTGCTCACGAGAATGGTTCGATCGAAGGGCCCCACGGTCATCTCAAGCGAGCAATCGCGGATGCCTTGCTGCTGCGCGGAACTGTCGACTTCGACGATCTTGCCACCTATCGCGGCTTCATCGACGAGATCGTCAGCCGCCGCAATGCCCGCAACGCCAAGCGGATCGATAGCGAGCGCGTGGTGTTGCAGGAGCTGCCCGATCGGCGCACCTCCGACTACGAAGAGGTGATCGTCCGCGTGACATCGTCCGGCGGCTTCACCCTGCGCAAGGTGTTCTACACAGTGCCATCGCGCCTGATCGGTCACCGGCTGCGGGTGCGCCTTTACGACGATCGTCTCGACGTGTTCGTCGGCGGCACCCATCTCGTCACCCTGCCGCGTGGGCGGCCGCATCCCAATGGCAAGTACGACCAGGTCGTCGATTATCGGCACGTGATCCATTCCCTGCGGCGCAAGCCGATGGCGCTTCTCAATCTGGTCTATCGAGATCGGCTGTTCCCGCGCGATGCCTATCGGAAGACCTTCGATCGCCTGCGCGAACGCTTGCCGGACAAAAAAGCCTGCCGGATCATGGTCGACCTCCTCGCGCTCGCTCATGACCGCGGCTGCGAGGCCGAACTCGCCGATCAGCTCACCGCCGACCTCGACGCCGGCCGACTGCCCGACCTCAACCGGCTACGTGCTCACTTCGCCCCCGATCCCGCCAACCTGCCGAACGTCGTGGTGCAGCTCGTGCCGCTTGCGACCTACGAATGCCTCATCGGTACCGCCGAGACCGGAGGTGCCGCATGAGCGTAACGAACACGGTTGATGCCGCGCGCCTCAATCTGTTGCTCAATGAACTCCGGCTGCCTGCCATCAAGGTGCTGTGGGCTCAATTTGCCGAACAGTCCGACAAGGAAGGCTGGCCGGCCGGCCGCTTCCTCGCGACCATCGCCGAGCACGAGATCGCCGAACGCGGCCGCCGTCGGATCGAACGACACCTTGTCGAAGCACGTTTGCCCGCCGGAAAGACCTTCGACAGCTTCGACTTCGAAGCCGTGCCGATGATCTCAAAGGCGCAGGTGATGGCGCTCGCCGCCGGTGACAGCTGGCTGGGCAAGGGCGCCAATTTGCTGTTGTTCGGCCCGCCCGGCGGCGGAAAGAGCCACTTGGCGGCAGCGATCGGCCTGGCCCTCATCGAGAACGGATGGCGCGTCCTCTTCACCCGGACCACCGATCTCGTGCAGAAGCTCCAGCTGGCGCGACGCGAGCTCAACCTCGAGGCGGCCATCAATCGTCTCGATCGCTTCGATCTCCTGATCCTAGATGATCTCGCTTACGTCACCAAGGATCAGGCCGAGACCAGCGTGCTGTTCGAACTCATCAGCGCTCGCTACGAGCGCCGCTCGATGCTGATCACCGCCAATCAGCCATTCGGCGAATGGAACAGGGTCTTCCCGGATCCCGCCATGACCCTCGCCGCTATCGATCGCCTCGTTCACCACGCCACCATCGTCGAGATGAACGTCGAGAGCTATCGCAGACGGACCGCCCTCGAACGAAAACGCGGTCCAGGACGGCCACCATCGCACGCGACACCCAAAACCGTCGCTGATTGACGCTGCGCGACAATCAGAGTTCAACAAAACTCTTGCGCGCGACAATCATCGCGGCAATCATCATCAGGCCGCGACACTGCCTCGCCATCCTGTTTGCCGCGCACTTCCCACCCAGATTGCCGCGCTACACGTAGTCATAGGTGTAGGTTTGCGAACCGGCTCCGGTAATGCCGACCTGCACCGTCTTGGTCGGTGGCTGACCGTCCGGGTTACCAGAGAGATAAAAGGTGATGGCATAATTACCGGCGGCAAGGTTGGTCAGGGTTTGGCTGATGCTCCCGGGGCTGTTGCCGTCAAGATCCACCGAGCCGCCGCCGGTGGGGCGCCCTGCCAATAGTTCCCGATCCAGTCGACGCTGCCGGAGGTAACGGTCCAGGCGTTGGTCGCGGCCTACTTCGTAACGCTTCAGCCCCTGAGGCGCTTCATCTGCTTGTACTCGGGGCTCTCCATCACCGCTTCCAGCAGCCTACGCCGGGTATCCCGGACCTAGGCCGACTCGAGACTTCTCGTAACCTCGAGCCAGAATTGCCTGCCACCAATCTCTGTTCTGGCAATACCATTTAACGGTCTTGGCGAGTCCCGTCTCAAAGCTTTCCTTGGCTTCCCAGCCGAGCTCGCGTTCGATCTTAGAAGCATCGATCGCGTAGCGAAGGTCGTGGCCAGGCCGGTCCTTAACAAAGGAAATCAACTGTCGTCGAGAGCCGTCGCTGCTGGGGATCAAATCGTCCAAGAGATCACAAATGGCGTGCACGACTTGAAGATTGGTTCGTTCGTTACGACCACCAACATTGTAGGTGCCTCCCACCGAGCCTCGTTCAAGCACAATCGACAGTGCGGCTGCGTGGTCTTCGACGAATAACCAATCGCGCACGTTCTGACCATCGCCGTAGACGGGTAAGCGTTCGCCTGCCAGCCCCCTGATAATCATATTGGGAACGAGCTTTTCGGGAAAATGATAGGGGCCGTAATTGTTCGAGCAATTTGTGATCAGGGTGGGCAGTTCGTAAGTCTCGCGCCAAGCGCGGACCAAATGGTCGGAAGATGCTTTGCTTGCAGAATAGGGCGAGTTCGGCGCATAGGCGCTCTGCTCTGTGAACAGCCCGTCACGGCCTAGCGAGCCAAACACCTCGTCGGTCGACACGTGCAAAAAGCGAAATCGAGCGCGGCGGTCAGGGGGCAGCGACCGCCAATGCCGTAAGGCTTCCTGGAGCAAAGTGAAGGTTCCGACGACGTTCGTTTTGATGAATTCTCCCGGACCGTCAATCGAGCGATCAACATGGCTTTCCGCGGCGAGGTTCATCACCGCGTCAGGTTGGTACTTTTCGAACAGGCTGCGAAGCGCTTCCGCTTCACAGATACACTGACGCTCGAACGAATAGCGGTCGTTTTCGATTGCTCCTGGCAGGGAAGCCAAATTGGCAGCATAAGTCAGCTTGTCGATATTGACGACCCTCGCTCCTGTTTCGCGCAATAGATGGCGGACGACTGCCGAACCGATGAAGCCGGCTCCGCCTGTAACGAACATCGTCGTGCCCTCAAATCGCAAGGCAGGGTCCATTGCTAGAGCTGTCCATTGCTAAACAAGAGAGCGACCGATGCCAGATACTCACCATAACTGCTCTTCGCATTCTTCTTGGCCACTTTGATGAAAGTCTCCAAC encodes:
- a CDS encoding sulfotransferase family protein codes for the protein MQNGVHFISGLPRSGSTLLAAILRQNPRLHAGMSSPVGSLFMALQGAMSRRNEAAVFIDETQKRELLKGIFDNYYHAVHPSKMVLDTNRAWCSKLPTLVKLFPEAKVICCVRHVPWIMDSIERLIRQNAFELSGIFNFESLNTVYTRVNRLATSDGLVGFAIDALREAFWGENAGRLILVGYEALCKEPSRTLDQIYDFLGERRFAHDFENVEYEADDFDLGIGTPNLHKVRRKVSWIERETVLPPELFNRFANDAFWMVPELNTHNVPIIVPRG
- the istA gene encoding IS21 family transposase, whose amino-acid sequence is MPGRHITDHQMRLYMKYRQTDSPPVAAAKASFSASTAYRIERDPRFPSQRKAPRGRRRPDPLSNVFETEIVPILKAAPGLRPVAVFEEMLRRHPDLGSGIRRTLERRIRAWRAVHGEEQEVIFRQTHEPGQLGLSDFTDMDELGVTIAGAPLDHRLYHFRLAYCGFEHAHVVLGGESFVALAEGLQNALWSLGGAPREHRTDSLSAAFCNLDRDARDDLTQRYEALCDHYGMRPSRNNRGVAHENGSIEGPHGHLKRAIADALLLRGTVDFDDLATYRGFIDEIVSRRNARNAKRIDSERVVLQELPDRRTSDYEEVIVRVTSSGGFTLRKVFYTVPSRLIGHRLRVRLYDDRLDVFVGGTHLVTLPRGRPHPNGKYDQVVDYRHVIHSLRRKPMALLNLVYRDRLFPRDAYRKTFDRLRERLPDKKACRIMVDLLALAHDRGCEAELADQLTADLDAGRLPDLNRLRAHFAPDPANLPNVVVQLVPLATYECLIGTAETGGAA
- the istB gene encoding IS21-like element helper ATPase IstB, whose protein sequence is MSVTNTVDAARLNLLLNELRLPAIKVLWAQFAEQSDKEGWPAGRFLATIAEHEIAERGRRRIERHLVEARLPAGKTFDSFDFEAVPMISKAQVMALAAGDSWLGKGANLLLFGPPGGGKSHLAAAIGLALIENGWRVLFTRTTDLVQKLQLARRELNLEAAINRLDRFDLLILDDLAYVTKDQAETSVLFELISARYERRSMLITANQPFGEWNRVFPDPAMTLAAIDRLVHHATIVEMNVESYRRRTALERKRGPGRPPSHATPKTVAD
- the rfbB gene encoding dTDP-glucose 4,6-dehydratase; the protein is MRFEGTTMFVTGGAGFIGSAVVRHLLRETGARVVNIDKLTYAANLASLPGAIENDRYSFERQCICEAEALRSLFEKYQPDAVMNLAAESHVDRSIDGPGEFIKTNVVGTFTLLQEALRHWRSLPPDRRARFRFLHVSTDEVFGSLGRDGLFTEQSAYAPNSPYSASKASSDHLVRAWRETYELPTLITNCSNNYGPYHFPEKLVPNMIIRGLAGERLPVYGDGQNVRDWLFVEDHAAALSIVLERGSVGGTYNVGGRNERTNLQVVHAICDLLDDLIPSSDGSRRQLISFVKDRPGHDLRYAIDASKIERELGWEAKESFETGLAKTVKWYCQNRDWWQAILARGYEKSRVGLGPGYPA